A portion of the Malania oleifera isolate guangnan ecotype guangnan chromosome 3, ASM2987363v1, whole genome shotgun sequence genome contains these proteins:
- the LOC131151528 gene encoding ricin-like: MGVFGTALVLMKRSMKLWGIILAAWLWWTAVNGPWPRLAPWLPSDDHNHHHINTIDALHHMTVRSDVSHYPPRDNPKFDASDATPMSYRLFIGDLHNRLANTNDTRHGILVLRDPSSFTTPSERFILVDLCNGACECITLAIDVTDLYAVGYRAGNNSFFFNETRPVHVLFADTSQRIILPFTGSYPSLQRAANASREDIPLGACQLQHAISRLSRTSDNKEVAHLLLVCIHMVVEATRFRYIERVLAKTYENWGRVSAPDDLHPIVSYENNWGSISRAIQEADREGAFGHSPIRLDVSSNSFVNLTHVRDYPDLLYEVGIMLFFCAARGASHHASSHDRVRSVGVDVYAPAGTCTRPEPTVRIIGWNGLCADVQREYFHNEQPVILWPCKPDVEKANNHLWSLRSDGTIRTKNGEFCLTFLPISRLMIYDCQTTHRDEILWELWEDGTIMNPKNKLVLSAELEKDGTLSVLIRTRENVKASGQCWLAGNNLEPYVTSIVGMKDMCLETDNYTVTRLAECRSGRAEQKWAVYADGSIWPQQNRENCLDFDDQSDDKLVKILSCNPASSSQRWVFASNGTILNIDHRGRRLAMDVRRSNPDLHQIIMYQVHENPNQQWYLQP; encoded by the coding sequence ATGGGTGTGTTTGGCACAGCTTTGGTGCTAATGAAACGAAGCATGAAGTTGTGGGGTATAATTTTGGCCGCATGGCTGTGGTGGACAGCTGTGAACGGCCCATGGCCACGGCTAGCCCCGTGGTTACCCTCCGATGACCATAACCATCACCATATTAATACTATTGACGCACTTCACCATATGACAGTTCGGAGCGATGTCTCTCACTATCCCCCAAGAGACAACCCCAAATTCGATGCCTCTGACGCCACCCCCATGAGCTACAGGTTGTTCATCGGAGATCTGCACAATCGACTGGCGAACACCAACGACACCAGGCACGGCATCCTAGTGCTGCGCGATCCGTCCTCTTTCACTACCCCTTCTGAGAGGTTTATTTTGGTGGATCTCTGTAACGGCGCATGTGAATGCATTACATTAGCAATAGATGTCACCGATTTGTATGCTGTGGGTTACCGTGCAGGAAATAATTCCTTCTTCTTCAACGAAACAAGGCCTGTGCATGTGCTTTTTGCTGACACATCGCAACGTATCATCCTCCCCTTCACGGGAAGCTACCCGTCACTCCAACGTGCTGCGAATGCAAGTAGAGAAGATATTCCCTTGGGAGCCTGCCAACTGCAACATGCTATCTCGAGGTTATCCCGCACCTCCGACAACAAGGAAGTGGCTCACCTCCTTTTAGTTTGCATTCATATGGTCGTGGAAGCAACGCGATTCCGTTACATCGAGCGGGTACTGGCCAAAACCTATGAAAACTGGGGACGTGTTAGTGCTCCAGATGATTTGCACCCCATTGTTAGCTACGAAAACAACTGGGGCTCCATCTCCAGAGCAATCCAGGAAGCCGACCGCGAAGGAGCCTTCGGCCATAGTCCGATTCGATTAGACGTGTCTAGCAATTCCTTTGTCAATCTTACCCATGTGCGGGACTACCCTGACCTCCTTTACGAGGTTGGGATCATGCTGTTCTTCTGCGCAGCCCGGGGGGCTTCTCACCATGCGTCTTCTCATGACAGGGTCAGATCCGTCGGCGTTGACGTGTACGCGCCGGCTGGAACTTGCACGCGTCCAGAGCCTACGGTGCGCATCATCGGCTGGAATGGTTTATGCGCTGACGTGCAAAGAGAATACTTCCACAATGAACAACCAGTAATATTGTGGCCGTGTAAACCCGACGTCGAAAAGGCCAATAACCACTTATGGAGCTTGAGAAGTGATGGGACAATACGGACTAAGAATGGCGAGTTCTGCTTGACCTTCTTACCGATAAGCCGCTTGATGATCTACGATTGCCAGACAACTCATCGCGATGAGATCCTTTGGGAACTCTGGGAGGATGGAACCATCATGAATCCCAAAAACAAGCTCGTCTTGAGCGCAGAGTTGGAGAAGGATGGAACGTTGTCGGTGCTGATCAGAACGAGGGAAAACGTGAAGGCCTCCGGCCAATGCTGGCTTGCTGGGAATAACCTAGAACCTTACGTGACCTCCATTGTTGGGATGAAAGATATGTGCTTGGAAACAGACAACTACACGGTCACGAGGTTAGCAGAGTGCAGGAGCGGGAGAGCAGAACAAAAATGGGCAGTGTATGCAGATGGATCCATATGGCCACAGCAGAACCGAGAGAACTGCCTGGATTTTGATGATCAATCCGACGACAAACTTGTGAAAATTCTGAGTTGCAACCCTGCGTCGTCTTCCCAGCGCTGGGTGTTTGCAAGTAACGGAACCATCTTAAACATTGACCACCGTGGAAGAAGATTGGCCATGGACGTGAGACGATCTAACCCAGACCTACATCAGATTATCATGTACCAGGTCCACGAAAATCCTAATCAGCAGTGGTATTTACAGCCTTGA